A region from the Cannabis sativa cultivar Pink pepper isolate KNU-18-1 chromosome 9, ASM2916894v1, whole genome shotgun sequence genome encodes:
- the LOC115724098 gene encoding cyclin-T1-3, which yields MAGFMAGMVINHGSYESDYNKHSLEIPDDGGRWYFSRREIEENSPSRHDGVDLKKETYLRKSYCTFLQDLGMRLKVPQVTIATAIIFCHRFFHRQSHAKNDRRTIATACMFLAGKVEETPRLLKEVILISYEIINKKDPAAAQRIKQKEVYEQQKELVLLAERIVLATLGFDFNVQHPYKPLVEAIKKFKVAQHALAQVAWNFVNDGLRTSLCLQFKPHHVAAGAIFLAAKFLKVKLPSDGEKVWWQEFDVTPRQLEEVSNQMLELYEQNRVAPSSDVEGSAASGVTHATPVKATTSNEECLTNNNHSQAGSTRPGASKPVVLSKPPSKFSNAENHGGHLRTAESRSNDHRNAEMNNGSDHKVDDGEFRENHYSEPRQLPHPETGEESETRDARELKSKNQVRNPENKQSTLISRQSPQEVMKKFDKDKLKAALEKRRNSVGNTTRKTDVMDDDDLIERELEDGIELAVGNEKSKQDRSRRSWSKPSHRQELEDSEYHQKNGLTSAAADLNNVEEGEL from the exons ATGGCTGGTTTTATGGCTGGTATGGTTATCAATCATGGATCATATGAAAGTGATTATAATAAACATTCGCTAGAGATTCCAGATGATGGAGGTCGTTGGTACTTCTCCCGAagagaaattgaagaaaattccCCATCTAGGCACGACGGGGTTGATTTGAAAAAGGAGACTTATCTACGGAAATCATACTGTACATTTCTCCAGGATTTAGGGATGAGACTTAAAGT ACCCCAAGTAACAATTGCAACAGCAATAATTTTTTGCCATCGATTCTTCCATCGTCAATCCCATGCAAAGAATGATAGAAGG ACCATTGCAACAGCATGCATGTTCCTTGCTGGGAAAGTAGAAGAGACACCTCGCCTTCTAAAAGAAGTTATACTTATTTCTTACGAAATCATTAATAAAAAGGATCCCGCAGCAGCACAAAGGATTAAGCAAAAG GAAGTCTATGAACAACAGAAGGAATTAGTTTTACTTGCAGAGAGAATTGTTCTTGCAACTTTAGGTTTTGATTTTAATGTTCAGCATCCATATAAGCCCCTTGTTGAGGCAATAAAGAAATTCAAAGTAGCTCAACACGCCCTTGCTCAAGTTGCGTGGAATTTTGTCAATGATGG ACTTAGGACATCTCTATGCTTACAATTTAAACCACACCATGTCGCTGCTGGCGCCATTTTTCTTGCTGCCAAGTTCCTCAAAGTAAAGCTCCCATCAGATGGTGAGAAGGTTTGGTGGCAAGAGTTCGATGTCACTCCACGCCAATTGGAAG AAGTTAGCAATCAAATGTTGGAACTGTACGAACAAAATCGCGTGGCACCTTCAAGTGATGTTGAAGGAAGTGCTGCGAGTGGTGTTACTCACGCGACCCCTGTCAAAGCGACAACGAGCAATGAAGAGTGTTTAACTAACAACAATCATTCTCAGGCTGGAAGTACTCGACCGGGAGCCTCTAAGCCTGTGGTGTTATCTAAGCCACCATCCAAGTTTTCTAACGCTGAAAATCACGGCGGACACCTTAGAACAGCTGAGAGTCGAAGTAATGACCACAGAAACGCCGAAATGAATAATGGGTCGGATCACAAGGTGGATGATGGTGAATTTAGAGAGAATCATTATTCCGAACCTAGGCAATTGCCACACCCCGAAACTGGTGAAGAAAGTGAAACTAGAGATGCTAGAGAATTGAAGAGCAAAAACCAAGTTCGAAATCCAGAAAATAAACAAAGCACACTTATAAGCCGGCAATCACCACAAGAGGTAATGAAAAAGTTCGACAAGGACAAATTAAAGGCAGCACTGGAGAAAAGAAGGAATTCGGTTGGCAATACAACTCGGAAAACAGATGTGATGGACGACGATGATCTCATCGAGAGGGAACTGGAAGATGGCATTGAATTAGCTGTTGGAAATGAGAAAAGTAAGCAAGACCGTAGTAGACGAAGTTGGTCTAAGCCATCGCACAGACAAGAACTCGAGGACTCGGAATATCATCAGAAAAATGGATTGACATCAGCTGCAGCAGATTTGAACAATGTGGAAGAAGGTGAGctatga
- the LOC115724096 gene encoding cellulose synthase-like protein D1, with the protein MASTPSSPPKKSSLGRPPVKFARRTSSGRMASLSRDDDLESISSEFSTQNDYINYTVMMPPTPDNQPVTEENSGGGSDGGGTKMDRRISVMKSNNNNNNNNNKSMLVRTQTGDFDHNRWLFETKGKYGIGNAYWSEEEETYESDVSMSDFMDKPWKPLTRKVKVPGGVLSPYRLLVVIRMVVLSFFLAWRIQNPNNDAMWLWGMSIACEIWFAFSWLLDVLPKLNPINRATDLSALRDKFEQRTPSNPNGRSDLPGVDVFVSTADPEKEPPLVTANTILSILSADYPTEKLSCYISDDGGAILTFEAMAEAVNFAQVWVPFCRKHNIEPRNPDSYFSSKTDPTKNKKLPDFVKDRRWIKREYDEFKVRINGLPEAIKKRSEMYNSREEAKEKKLARDQNGGLLPAEPIKVTKATWMADGTHWPGTWLTSAPDHAKGDHAGILQVMTKVPENEQVMGYNDEQKLDFTGVDIRLPMFAYVSREKRPGYDHNKKAGAMNAMVRASAILSNGPFILNLDCDHYIYNCLAIKEGMCFMMDRGGDRICYIQFPQRFEGIDPSDRYANHNTVFFDGNMRALDGLQGPVYVGTGCMFRRYALYGFHPPRANEYLGVFGQSKKRAPNYQSEHLVDDDSDTQPLNSHPDLGLPKKFGNSNVFTETIAVAEYQGRPLADHSSVKNGRPPGALLLPRPPLDAPTVAEAVAVISCWYEDKTEWGERIGWIYGSVTEDVVTGYRMHNRGWRSVYCITKRDAFRGTAPINLTDRLHQVLRWATGSVEIFFSKNNALLATRRLKFLQRVAYLNVGIYPFTSIFLVVYCFLPALSLLSGQFIVEGLSVAFLSYLLTITICLTLISLLEVKWSGIGLEEWWRNEQFWLIGGTSAHLVAVVQGLLKIIAGIEISFKLTSKSGGEDEEDVFADLYVVKWTSLFIMPLTIIVVNIVAVVISCFRTLYSVLPQWNKLLGGTFFSFWVLAHMYPFAKGLMGRRGRVPTIVFVWAGLISITVSLLLISINPPDDTTTTSGGNVQI; encoded by the exons ATGGCGAGTACACCATCAAGCCCGCCAAAGAAGTCGTCGTTGGGGCGGCCGCCGGTGAAATTTGCTCGTCGAACGTCGAGCGGCCGCATGGCGAGCCTATCTCGGGACGACGATTTAGAAAGCATATCAAGCGAATTCTCCACCCAAAATGACTACATAAATTACACGGTGATGATGCCGCCGACGCCAGACAACCAGCCAGTGACCGAGGAGAATTCCGGCGGTGGCAGTGACGGAGGAGGAACGAAAATGGACAGGAGAATATCGGTGATGAAAtcgaataataataataataataataataacaagtcAATGTTGGTGAGAACACAAACTGGGGATTTTGATCACAACCGTTGGTTGTTTGAGACTAAAGGGAAGTATGGGATTGGAAATGCTTATTGGtctgaagaagaagagacttaTGAATCAGATGTTAGTATGTCTGATTTCATGGATAAGCCATGGAAGCCTCTCACTAGGAAGGTCAAGGTTCCTGGTGGTGTTCTTAGCCCTTACAg GTTACTAGTGGTGATCCGAATGGTAGTGCTATCATTTTTCTTAGCATGGAGAATCCAAAATCCAAACAATGATGCAATGTGGTTATGGGGAATGTCCATTGCTTGTGAGATTTGGTTTGCATTTTCATGGCTTTTGGATGTCCTCCCTAAGCTTAATCCCATCAACCGCGCCACGGATCTCTCCGCCCTTCGCGACAAGTTCGAGCAGCGCACCCCGTCTAACCCTAATGGCCGCTCGGACCTTCCCGGTGTGGATGTGTTTGTTTCTACTGCTGACCCTGAAAAGGAACCTCCTTTGGTCACTGCCAACACAATTCTCTCCATTCTTTCTGCTGATTACCCTACCGAAAAGCTCTCGTGCTACATTTCGGATGATGGAGGTGCCATTCTCACCTTTGAGGCCATGGCTGAGGCTGTTAACTTTGCTCAG GTTTGGGTACCATTTTGTAGAAAACACAACATAGAACCAAGAAATCCAGACAGCTATTTCAGCTCGAAAACCGACCCAACTAAGAACAAGAAGCTTCCTGATTTCGTCAAGGATCGACGTTGGATCAAAAGAGAATACGACGAGTTTAAGGTAAGGATCAATGGTTTACCAGAGGCAATAAAAAAGAGAAGTGAAATGTACAATTCTAGAGAAGAGGCAAAGGAGAAAAAGCTAGCCAGAGACCAAAATGGTGGGCTTTTGCCAGCAGAGCCAATCAAAGTGACCAAGGCAACATGGATGGCTGATGGTACACATTGGCCTGGCACATGGCTAACCTCAGCACCTGACCATGCCAAGGGAGATCACGCTGGTATTTTACAG GTAATGACTAAAGTCCCAGAGAATGAGCAAGTAATGGGTTACAACGATGAACAAAAGCTAGATTTCACAGGAGTGGACATTAGGCTGCCAATGTTCGCATACGTGTCGAGAGAGAAGAGGCCGGGTTACGATCACAACAAGAAGGCAGGAGCCATGAACGCCATGGTTAGAGCCTCAGCAATACTCTCCAATGGACCATTTATTCTCAACCTAGATTGTGACCATTACATCTACAACTGTTTGGCCATTAAGGAAGGAATGTGTTTCATGATGGACCGTGGAGGAGACAGAATTTGCTACATACAATTCCCACAAAGATTTGAAGGGATTGACCCATCTGATCGATATGCAAATCACAACACTGTTTTCTTTGATG GTAACATGAGAGCTCTTGACGGCCTGCAAGGCCCGGTGTACGTGGGAACCGGGTGCATGTTCAGGCGATATGCACTCTACGGGTTTCACCCACCGAGAGCAAACGAATACTTAGGCGTGTTTGGCCAATCGAAAAAGAGAGCTCCAAATTACCAATCAGAACACTTGGTGGATGACGATTCAGATACACAGCCATTAAATTCACACCCTGATCTTGGTTTGCCTAAGAAGTTTGGAAACTCAAACGTGTTTACTGAAACCATTGCCGTTGCCGAGTACCAAGGACGTCCTCTTGCTGATCACAGCTCTGTCAAGAATGGCCGCCCTCCAGGCGCACTCCTCCTCCCGCGTCCTCCTCTTGATGCCCCAACTGTCGCCGAAGCTGTTGCCGTCATCTCTTGCTG gtaCGAGGATAAGACAGAATGGGGTGAGAGAATAGGCTGGATATACGGGTCAGTGACAGAGGACGTGGTGACGGGCTACCGGATGCACAACAGGGGTTGGCGGTCAGTCTACTGCATAACAAAACGAGACGCCTTCCGTGGCACAGCTCCAATCAACCTCACTGACCGGCTACACCAGGTGCTAAGGTGGGCAACAGGCTCAGTCGAGATTTTCTTCTCAAAGAACAATGCACTTCTAGCCACGCGCCGCCTCAAGTTCCTCCAACGCGTGGCTTACCTAAACGTCGGGATCTATCCCTTCACCTCAATCTTCCTAGTAGTTTATTGTTTTCTTCCAGCTCTATCACTCCTTTCTGGACAGTTCATAGTAGAAGGCCTTAGTGTGGCATTCCTTTCCTATCTCCTAACGATCACAATCTGTCTCACTCTAATTTCCCTCCTAGAAGTGAAATGGTCTGGAATTGGTCTAGAGGAATGGTGGAGAAACGAACAGTTTTGGCTCATTGGTGGGACAAGTGCCCACCTTGTAGCTGTAGTACAAGGGTTATTGAAAATCATAGCTGGTATTGAGATTTCATTTAAGTTGACTTCTAAGTCAGGTGGTGAGGATGAGGAAGATGTGTTTGCTGACTTATATGTTGTTAAGTGGACCAGTTTGTTTATAATGCCGTTGACTATTATAGTGGTCAACATAGTTGCTGTGGTGATTAGTTGTTTTAGGACCTTATACAGTGTGTTACCTCAATGGAACAAGCTCTTAGGTGGGACTTTCTTTAGCTTTTGGGTTTTGGCTCATATGTACCCTTTTGCTAAAGGGTTGATGGGAAGAAGAGGACGAGTCCCTACGATTGTGTTTGTTTGGGCTGGGTTGATCTCTATTACTGTTTCTTTGCTGTTAATTTCGATAAATCCTCCTGATGATACTACTACTACTTCTGGAGGAAATGTTCAGATATGA
- the LOC115723311 gene encoding F-box protein PP2-B10-like, with protein MEISHLPQECIALIISLTTPRDACRSSLVSPLFKSIADSDVVWEKFLPTDHQNLISQSVVFRQTTTITPKKSLYFHLSRNPILIGHDRNLSFWIDRESGKKCFMVGGRKLEIIWGDKPHYWRWISLPESRFPEVALLNVVWWLHVSAKLETKILSPKTTYTAYLVFKLEENQYNFDRRPVELRIQLEGREEMEGFNVFLKPPSRNNINNMTLISQDRGDGWKEIKMGQFFNEGGDHDLVLCTLKEVSCATSWSGLILEGIEFRPTPPT; from the exons ATGGAGATTAGCCACTTACCACAAGAGTGCATCGCTTTGATAATATCTCTAACAACTCCAAGAGATGCTTGCAGATCATCCTTGGTATCTCCTCTCTTCAAATCAATTGCCGATTCCGATGTCGTTTGGGAAAAATTCCTCCCAACCGATcaccaaaacctcatctctcaGTCTGTCGTTTTTCGTCAAACGACAACAATCACCCCAAAGAAGAGTCTCTACTTTCATCTCTCTCGGAATCCTATTCTCATCGGCCACGATCGCAATCtg AGCTTTTGGATTGATAGAGAAAGTGGGAAGAAGTGTTTTATGGTTGGAGGTAGAAAGCTTGAGATTATATGGGGTGATAAGCCTCATTATTGGAGATGGATATCTTTACCTGAATCTAG GTTCCCTGAAGTGGCACTACTCAATGTTGTATGGTGGCTTCATGTGTCAGCAAAGTTGGAGACAAAAATTCTATCCCCAAAAACAACATACACAGCTTACCTTGTGTTCAAGCTTGAAGAAAACCAGTACAATTTCGATAGAAGACCAGTTGAGCTTCGTATTCAATTAGAAGGAAGAGAAGAAATGGAGGGTTTTAATGTGTTCTTAAAACCTCCTTCTAGAAACAACATCAACAACATGACCCTAATTTCTCAAGATAGAGGAGATGGATGGAAGGAGATTAAAATGGGTCAATTCTTCAATGAAGGTGGTGATCATGATTTAGTGTTGTGTACTCTCAAAGAGGTTAGTTGTGCTACTTCTTGGTCTGGCCTCATTTTGGAGGGAATTGAGTTTAGGCCTACACCTCCCACATAA
- the LOC115721937 gene encoding putative F-box protein PP2-B12, producing MDIIVRQEEEPTKRHILDGRLTSSSLDSLPEGCVCLILSLTTPRDATRSSAVSTCLNSAAQSDVVWEHFLPTDYTDIISRSTSPLIFSSKKDLYLRLSLSPVLLDEGNKSIVLNRLTGNKSCMIGSRKLAIAWAGSRRFWNWLPLSNSRFGEVIHLRNVCWLDICGKIEKKMLSPNTNYAAYLVYNIAFGFQGLEFVRVSMRFLGPGGVLVEEKPEFDVNLGSMEDDERGRLKQGDDGWLELKVGEFFNGEEEDNGGFVETCLKETRVLNWKSGLVVQGIDFRPNLPLPLPQTPPQLSLSII from the exons ATGGATATTATTGTACGACAAGAAGAAGAACCCACAAAACGACACATATTAGATGGTCGTTTAACAAGTAGTAGCCTGGACAGTTTGCCGGAGGGTTGCGTGTGTTTGATACTATCACTCACCACACCCAGAGACGCCACCCGATCCTCCGCCGTATCCACGTGTCTCAACTCTGCAGCCCAATCCGACGTCGTTTGGGAACACTTCCTTCCCACCGATTACACCGACATCATTTCCAGATCAACTTCTCCTTTGATCTTCTCTTCCAAGAAAGACCTTTACTTACGACTCAGTCTCTCCCCTGTTCTCCTCGACGAGGGCAATAAG AGTATTGTACTGAATAGACTCACTGGGAACAAGAGTTGCATGATTGGATCTAGAAAATTGGCCATAGCTTGGGCTGGGAGTCGCCGTTTCTGGAATTGGCTTCCTCTTTCTAACTCCAG ATTTGGTGAAGTGATTCATCTTCGAAATGTGTGTTGGCTAGACATATGTGGGAAAATTGAGAAGAAAATGTTATCCCCAAACACGAACTACGCGGCTTACTTGGTTTACAACATAGCTTTCGGGTTTCAGGGATTGGAATTCGTTCGAGTTTCGATGAGATTTCTTGGACCGGGAGGAGTTCTTGTGGAGGAGAAGCCAGAATTCGATGTGAACTTGGGATCGATGGAAGATGATGAACGAGGGAGGTTGAAGCAAGGTGATGATGGGTGGTTGGAGCTGAAGGTTGGAGAGTTCTTCAATGGTGAAGAAGAGGATAATGGTGGTTTTGTGGAGACTTGTTTGAAGGAGACTAGGGTACTCAATTGGAAATCTGGTCTTGTTGTTCAAGGCATTGATTTTCGTCCTAATCTACCACTACCACTACCACAAACACCTCCTCAACTAAGTCTAAGCATAATTTGA